The genomic stretch AACAGCCACTCCCGCTCCTGCAGCCCGTCGCCGTAGAGCGGCATCGGCTCGCCCGCCAGCGCCCGCATCGTGAAGAGCGGGATGAACTTCTCCAGGTGCTGGTTCGGCCCGTACACATTGCAGCAGCGCAGTACCGTCACCGCCATCCCGTACGTCTCCGCGTACGCCCGCACCATCAGCTCCGCCGCAGCCTTGCTCGCCGCATATGGCGAACTCGGCGCGAACGGCGCATCCTCCGCGGCCTCCCCCGGCGCCGGGATGCTGCCGAACACCTCATCCGTCGACATGTGCACCAGCGCCGTCCTCGGCCGCTCCCGCACCGCCTCCAGCAGCGTCACCACCCCCTCGACGTCCGTCCGCACGAACACGCCCGGCTCCAGCAGCGACCGGTCGACGTGCGTCTCGGCGGCGAAGTTCAGCACGAGGTCGGCCCCGGCCACCAGCTCGCGCACCAGCTGCCCATCGCAGATGTCCCCCTGCACAAACCGGTACCGCGGGTGGCCCGCTGCCTCCGCCACGTTCGCCGGGTTCGCCGCATAGGTCATCCGGTCGAGGTTCGTCACCTCCCACCCGTCCGCAAGCAGACCCCGCACCACGTGGCTTCCGATGAACCCGCAGCCCCCGGTAACCAGCGCCCTCACCCGGCCGCCTCCACCCGCGAGTGGTCGCCGAGCGTCAGCCGCGCCCCGGCCGGCGCACCCACCACCCGCGTGAACCGCCCCAGCATCGAATGCGCCACCCCCGGGCAGTCCACCACCTCGCTGCTGCTCATCACAATCGCGTCCTCCACCCGGCTCCGCACCACCCGGCACCCCTCCCCAATCGCCGCGTTTGGCCCAATGACGCTCTCCACAATGTGCGCGCCCGCCCCGATCGTCGCCGGGCCGATCACCTCGCTCTCCTCCACACGCGCCCCGTCCTCGATCACCACCGCGCCCTCGAGCCGGCTCCCCCGCACCAGCGCGCCCGGCGCGATCCGCCGCTCCACCGTGCCCAGCAGCAGCCGGTTCGCCGCGAGGATGTCCTCCATCTTCCCCGTGTCGATCCACTCCCGCGGCGTCACCTCCACCTCCACCCGGCAGCCCCGCGCCAGCAGCCCGTTGATGGCATCCGCAATCTCCAGCTCGCCCCGCGCGCTCGGCCGCTGCCCCGCAATCACCTCGAACACCACCGGCCGGAAGGCATAGACACCGATCACCGCGAGATTCGAAGGCGGCCGCTCCGGCTTCTCCACCACCTCCACCAGCCGCTCTCCCTGCATCCGCGCCACACCGAACGCCCGCGGGTCCTCCACCTCCCGCAGAATCAGCGCACCGTCTGCCCTCGACCGTGCGAACCGTTCCACGAACCCCGCGATGCCGCCCATCAGCACGTTGTCGCCGAGGTACAGGACAAACGCGTCATCACCCACGAACTCCCGGCACACCAGCGCCCCGTGCGCAATCCCCAGCGGTGCCTCCTGCCGCACGTAGGTGAACCGCGCCCCGAACGCCGAGCCGTCGCCCATCGCCTCCCGAACCTGCCCTTCTGTCTCTCCCACCACCAGCGCAATCTCCCGGATGCCCGCCTCCACCAGCTGCCGCACCGGGAAGTGGAGCACCGGCGTGTTCGCAATCGGCACCAGCTGCTTCGCGCCCGAATAGGTAAACGGCCGCAACCGGCTCCCTTTCCCGCCCGCCAGTACGATTCCCTTCATTCCCGCGGATTATAGGCCGCACCCACCCTACAATCGCCCGGTGCCGAGCGTGATTCGCGTGGCCCTCGATGCCTCCGCCCTCCCCCCGAGCCCCGCAGGAGCCGGCGTCTACATGCGCGAGCTGGCCGCGGCCCTCGCAGCCAGGCCCGGCCTCGACGTCCTCGCCTTCGCACCCCGCCCGCTGCCGGGCTGCCGGCATCTCCCCGTACCGGGCGGCTCCCCCGCCCGCCGCTTCGGCTGGCAGCTCCGCACCCTCGGCCAGGCCACCGTCGCGGCCCGCGCCAGCCTCCTTCACGGCCTCCACTTCTACACCCCCCGGCGTCTCCCCGTCCCGCGCGTCGCCACCATCCACGACCTCACCTTCTTCCGGATCCCCCGCCGCTACAGCCCTGCCCGCCGCTGGTACTACCGGGCCATCGCCCACACCGCCCGCTTCGCCGAGCGCGTCATCGTCCCCTCCTCCGCCGTCGCCGCCGATGCCGTCCGCTACCTCTCCCTCCCGGCCGAGCGGATCCGCGTCATCCCCGAGGCGCACCGCGCCGGCCTCCGTGCCGCTGAGCCCGCCCGCGTCGCCGCCTTCCGCGCCTCCCATGGCCTCGACGCACCCTATCTCCTCTGCCTCGGCACCGCCGAGCCCGGGAAACGCGCCGTCGATGCCGTCCGCGCCCTGCCGCGTATCCGCGCCCGCCGGCCCGGTGTCCTTCTCGCCCTTGCCGGCAACCCCGGCCCCCTCCTCGGCCCGCTCCGCCGCGAAGCCGCCCGCCTCGGCGTCGCCGATGCCGTCCGCTTCCTCGGCTACGTCCCCGATGCCGACCTCCCGGCCCTGCTCACCGGCGCCGAAGCCCTCGTCTTCCCCTCCCTCTTCGAAGGGTTCGGCCTGCCCCCGCTCGAAGCCATGGCCTGCGGAACGCCCGTCATCGCCGCTGACGCCCCCGCGATGTCCGAGGTGCTCGATGGCGCCGCCCGCCTCGTCCCGCTCCGCTCCCCCGAAACGATCGCCGCCGAGGCCCTCCGCCTCCTCGAAGACCCCGCCTGGCGCGCCGAGCTCGCCCATCGCAGCCTCCAGCACGCCGCCGGCTTCTCCTGGGCCCGCACCGCCGAGCTCACCGAAGCCGTCTACCGGGAGCTCGTCCCGTGACCATCGGCATCGTCATCGTCACCTTCCGCTGCCGCGACCTCGCCCTCGCCGCCCTCCGCTCCATCGAGGCCCACGTCCCAGGTCTCCTCGCAACCACCGTCGTCGTCGATAACGCCTCCTTCGACGGCACCGTCGACGCGATCCGCGCCGCCTTCCCCGCCGTCACCGTCATCGAACACCGCCGCAACCTCGGCTTCGCCGCCGCCGTCAACCGCGGCCTCGAAGCCCTCCCCGCCGCCGACGTCATCTGCCTCCTCAACCCTGACGCCGAACTCCTCGATGACGGCATCTTCGCCGCTGCCGACTACCTGGCAGCCAACCCGGAGGTCGGCGTCCTCGGCGGCCGCATCCTCAACCCCGACGGCTCCATCCAGCCCAGCGCCCGCGCCTTCCCATCCCACCGGAACGCGCTCTTCAACCGCCACTCGCTCCTGACCAGGCTCTTCCCCCGCAACCCCTGGTCCCGCCGGTACCTCCTCTCCGACTGGGACCACAACGACATCCGCTCCGTCGACTGGGTCTCAGGCGCCTTCATGCTCATCCACCGCCGCGCCCTCGCTGCCGTCGGCATCTTCGACCCCGCCTACTTCTTCAGCATCGAAGACGTCGACTTCTGCCGCCGCGTCCACAACGCCGGCCTCGATGTCCGCTACTTCCCCGGCGCCTCCGTCCGCCACCGCGTCGGCGGCAGCTCCCGCCGCGCCGTCTACCGGGCCATGGCCGGGCACCACCGCGGCATGTGGCGCTACTACCGCAAGCACTTCCGCGGCAACCCGCTCCTCCACGTTATTACCGCTGCCGGCATCGCCCTCCGCTTCGGTCTCCACGCAATCTCCTACGCCCTCCGCGCCGGGCGCGCACGGCTGCTCGGCCGCGAACCTTCCTGACCTCCGCTAAATCGGTCGCCCGCTCCGCGTCGTCCCCGCCGAAAGCCGCCCGAGCTCCGTGCTCGGCGGCGCATCCTCCACATACTCCCGAACGATCGCCCGCCACGGCCCGCGCGCCCGCAGGCTCGCGAACACCCCCGCCAGCCCGAAATTGATCCGCGTCAGGAACACCATCCCCTCCGGCACGTTGCAGTACCGATTGATCTGCCCGCCCAGTCCCGTCGTCATCGTGTTCCGGCGCACCATCTCCGCCGCCAGCTCCGGCGTGTACTCCACCTTGTCCTCCAGGATCGGCGCCCAGTACCAGTGCATGTGCTCATACAGCTCGTCGGTCGTGAACGGCGCATTCGGCCGCAGGATGCCGATCGCCTCGGTCGCCGCTCGCCACCCCTCCCGGTCCCCCCGGTCCAGCGCCCGGATCAACCGCTTGAATCCCTCGACCACTGCCGTATCGAACTCGGCCACGCACCCGTAGTCCACGAACCCCACCCGCCCGTCTTCCAGCAGCAGGTAGTTGCCCGGGTGCGGGTCCCCGTTGAACAGCCGCAGCCGGTACAGGCTCCCAAAGCAGAACCGGTACAGCATCTCCCCCAGGCGGTTCCGCTCCTCCTGCGGCAGCCGCGCCGCCTCCCGGAACGGCCGTCCCGGCAGCCACTCCTGCACCAGCACAGTATCGGTCGTCAGCTCGTGGTACACCCGCGGCACCCGCACGAACCCGTGGCCCTCAAACGCATCGAAAAACCGCTGCTGCCACGCCGCCTCCCGCCGGTAATCCAGCTCGCCACGGACCCCCTCGCCGAGGTCGCGAACCAGCGTCCCCACATCCAGCCCCTTCGCCACCAGCCCCCCGATGCCCAGCAGCACGGCGACGTTCGCCAGGTCCCGCTCGATCGCCTCCCGCACGCCCGGGTACTGCACCTTCACGGCCACCTTCGTCCCGTCCCGCAGCTCCGCCCGGTGCACCTGCCCGATCGACGCCGCCGCAAACGGCTCCCGCTCGAACTTCCGGAACACGCTCCCCGGCGGCCGCCCATACGCCGCCTCCAGCACCTCCTGCACCAGCCCGTACGCCATCGGCGGCGCATTCGACTGGAGCGTCGCCAGCCCCTCCGCCATTTCCGGGGGCACCACACCGCCCATCAGCGAGAGCACCTGCCCAACCTTCATCGCGGCGCCCTTCATCTCCCCCATCGCCCGGGTCACATCCTCCGCGGTCCGCAGCACCGCCTCCCGCCGCTTCTCGCGCCGCCGTTCGCCCCGGTACCGGAGCGTATCCAGCCACCGCAGCCCCGCTGCCGCAGCGAGCCGCGCCGGCACCACCGTGCGGGCCAGCCGGCCCGTCCGCATCGCTGCACCCGTGGGTCCTGTCTCCATTCCCTGTGCCCGCGCCTGCGCCGCTCCCGCCCGGGCGCTCCGCCCCGCGGGTGGCCGCTTCCAGCTTCGCCGGTTTGCCCGGCCCTCGCAATCGTCCCGCTCGCCCCGGCAAGCCCCGGGAAAAAATTCCCCCGGAATGTGGGGTTTCCATCTATTCAGGCTATCGATGCATAGCCGATACTGTTGGTACGAGGGATACCACCATGGCAGGCATCTTCTACGACCCACGCACTCGCCGCCTCCATGCCGTCACCGGCCACCCCGAACCGGGCTGGACGCTCGTCACCCACAACCTCCACGCAGGCGTCCACCACTGCCGCCGCATCATGAGCGAATGGATGAGCCCGGACGAACTCTGGAAGGTCGACTGGCGCATCGAGCGGCACACCTTCTCGGCCTGAGCGCCCTACCATAAGCGCATGGACGACGGCCCGCTCGCCGACGCCATCGCGCGCCTCGAGAGCACGCCCGCGCCCGCCGCTGCCCGCTTCGACGCGCCCGAGCCGCTCGCCGGCCCCGTCGCCTTCCTCCCGGCCGCCTTCAACCCCCCGACCATCGCACACCTCCGCCTCCTCGAACGCGCCGCCGAAACCGTTTCCGCCACTCCCGCCGCGCTCCTCACCACCCGCAACGTCGACAAGGGCGTCACCGGCGCACCCCTCCCGGCGCGCCTCGAAATGCTCCTCGCCGCCCGCCGCGACGGCTACCGCCACGCCGTCCTCGCCGCCAACGCCGCCCGCATCATCGACCAGGTCGCCGCCCTCGAGTCTGCTTTCCCCGCCGCCGACCCGACCCCCGTCGTCGGCTTCGATACCCTCGTGCGCCTCTTCGACCCCCGCTACTACACCAGCATCACTGCCGAGCTCGACCGCTTCTTCGAGCGCCGCCGCGTCATCGCCGCCAACCGCGGCCCCCACGCTCTCGAGGCCGTCGCCGAATGGCTCCGCACCAACGCCCGCGACTACGCGGACCGGGTCATCCTCGTCGAACTCGAGCCCGAGGCCGCCGCCATCTCCTCCACCCGGGCCCGCGAGCTCGCCGCAGCCGGCATCCTCCCCGACCTCGTCCCGCCTGCCGTCCGCGCCATCCTCGCCGAGCGCCCCTACTACCGCGCCGGCCAGCCCTAGGTAATCTCCGAAATATCCAGCCGGCTCTCCAGCGCGAGCACGCCGCGCTCCGCCAGCGCCCGGACCTCCTCCTCGCCGAGCCCCAGCAGCTCTCCGAGCACATCGGCCGTGTCGCCTCCGAGGTCCGGCGGCGGCCCCGTGATACCCGTCTCGCTCCGCGACATCCGCACCGGCGTGTTCGCAATCGGGATCGTCCCGGCCACCGGATGGGTCACCTCGCGGATCATCCCCCGCGCCCGCACCTGCGGGTCGGCCACCACTTCGCGCACCGTATTCACCGGCCCCGCCGGGATGCCCGCCGCCAGTAGCTCCTCCAGCCATTCCGCCGTCGTCCGCCGCCGGAAGGCCGCAGCGAGCAGCGGCTCCAGCTCCGCGTGGTGCTGCGTCCGCCGCGGCCCCGTCAGGAACCGCTCGTCATCGATCAGCTCCGGCACCCCCAGGATCGCGCAGAGCAGGTTCCACTGGTTCTCCTCGCCGAACCCCAGCGCAATCACGATCCACCCGTCCGCCGTCGGGAACGCCTGGAACGGCGTCGCGCTCGGGTGGCGCGTCCCCAGCGGCCCCGGCACCTCGCCCGTCACGAAGTACCGCATGATCGCGTTCTCCATCACCGTCACCTGGCAATCGAGCATGCTGATGTCGATCGCCTGCCCGAGCCCGCTCCGGTCACGCTCCCGCAGCGCCGCCAGGATGCCGATCACGGCAAACATCCCCGCCACCACGTCCCCGTACGAAACCCCCGGCCGGATCGGCGGCCCGCCGGGCTCCCCCGTAATCGACAGCACCCCGCCCATCGCCTGCACCACGATGTCGAGCGCCGGCCTGTCCCGGTACGGCCCCGTCTGCCCGAACCCGCTGATGCTCGCCAGGATCACCCGCGGGTTCCGCGCCGAAAGCACCTCGTACCCCAGTCCCAGCTTCTCCAGCGTCCCCGGCGTAAAGTTCTCGATCACCACGTCCGCGTGCTCAACCAGCCGCAGGAACAGCTCGCGCCCCTCCGGGTGCTTCAGGTCGATCGCCAGGCTCCGCTTCCCCCGGTTCACCGAGAAGAAATACCCGCTCCACCCGTTCTGGTACGGCCCCGTCGTCCGCGAAATGTCCCCGTACGGCGGCCGCTCCACCTTGATCACGTCCGCGCCGAGGTCCGCCAGGATCATCGAGCCGAACGGCCCGGCCAGCACCCAGGTCAGGTCCAGCACCCGGACCCCTTCCAGCGGCCGCCCCATGCCCCCGGCGCCTTCCCGTCGCGGTTCCATCGTCCCCCGATTCTCCCCGCGGAGGGGCTCCCCGTCGAATGTCCGCCCCCGGCTCAGGCCGCCTTCTTCGCCTCTCCCGGCTTGGGTAACGCCTTCACCAGCGTCAGCGCGTACTCCCGCGTCGCCGTTACCGGGTCCTTTGTCCGCCACTGGTGCGCTTCGGTGATCACCGTCAGCGTCCCCGCGAACCGCATCCAGAACACCAGGTACCGGTACGCCGGCATGAACGGCACCACCCACCAGCCCCGCCACAGCCGCCGTGCGCTCGGGTGCACCACCAGCAGCGCACTCGTCGTCCATGTCGCCGCTTCAATCACAAAGTACGCCCCGTACAGCGCCACACCGGCCAGCAGCACCGTGCTCCACGAATACCCGAAAAACACCAGCCCCGGCATCAGGAACGTCCACGCCACCCGCGGGAAGGCCAGCGTATGGTCCACCACCAGCGTCCGCACCGGCGCGAACCCCTTGTAGAAGAGCCCCCGCTTCGCCAGCTTCGGGTGCGCCGCGATCACCTCGATCTCCCCCCGCTGCCACCGCACCCGCTGCGCATACAGCGCCCGCAGCGACGGGATCGGGTCCGTGTAACACACCGCGCTCGTCACCACCCCCACCCGCTTCCCCGGGAACCGCTCCTGCATCTCGAACGTCATGAACGTGTCTTCGCCCACCGTACTCGTGTCGTACAGGTGCGAAGCCAGCAGCGCCTCCCGCCGGAACGCGCTGAACGCCCCTGCCAGCGTGAACAGCCGGTTCGCCATCGTCTCGAACCGCCGGCCCACGTTGAACGCGAAGTAGTACTCCTGGAACTCGCACTCGTGCAGCAGCCGCAGCCAGCCCTTGCTCCCGGCCTCCGGCCGGATCTCCACTGCACCGGTCGCCGCCACCAGGTCCGGGTCGTGCTCGAACGCCGCCACCATGTTCGCGATCGCGTCCTCGTGCAGCGTCACGTCCGAGTCGAGGTTGATGATGTACTGCCCGCGCGCGTGGTGAATCCCGACGTTCAGCGCCCACGGCTTCCCCTGGTGAAACGTCGAGAGCCAGTGCAGCGCCCCTTCCCATGGCTCCTTCTGCAGCTCCGCGAACACCTCGAACGAGGCGTCCCGGCTCCCGTTATCGATCGCCAGCACCTCCAGCAGCTCCGCCGGGTAGCTCTGCCGCCGGATCGACTCGATACACGCCCGGAGGCTCCCCGCGCTGTTGTACACCGGCACAATCACCGTCACGAACGGCCACTTCCCCTGCGGCGCCTCCGTCACCGGCCGGATTGGCAGCCGCTTCGCCCGCCCGATGAGCGTCGCCAGCAGGTACCGGAACGCCTGGTACCCGTCAATCATGATCGGGATGAACAGCCACACCCCCCAGAACCCCATCGCCGCGAGCCACCAGTCGGTCACCATCGCCCTGCTCCCTCAGCCTTCCCGCAGCCGCGCGTACACCACCCGCAGCGTCGGGCGCGTAATCGCATACCAGTAGATGCCGATCGCCAGCACGAAAAACACGGCCCGCCCGAAGACCACGTGGGCAATGTCCAGCGTGTCCTGGCCGCCATAGGCCACCGCCCCGACGATGACCAGCATCCGCACCACATTCGCCGCGAAGGTCAGCACCAGCGCCGCCGCCAGCACCCCAAAACGCTTCGCCAGCGGCAGCGCCGGGTAGAACAGCCCCAGGCCCATCAGCGCAGCCGTCTCCAGCACCCCCGAGCACTCGATCCCGATGGTCAGCTTCGTCCACTCCTGGTGGTGCGGAACCCCGATGACCAGCAGGTCGCCCGCCCGGTCATCGAACAGCGCCGTCCGCACCCCCAGCAGCCACGACATCGCGTGCACCGCGTGCGCCGTCGCAACCCGTACCGCCAGCTCGCCCGGCATGAGCTCCCGCATCGCCACCACCGCCAGCACCGCAAACCCCGCCGCGCCGAGCACGAAGTACAGGATCCAGGCCCTGGCCTTCCAGAAGAACGCGACCGCCGCAGCCCAGGCGATGCACACCGGCACGAACCACGTCAGCGTGTCCATTCGGCCTTCCGGTTCACATACCAGGCGACCCCAACCGCGAAGGTCCCGAACAGCCCGACCAGCAGCCAGCCCATCGTCGGCGCACCAGAGCACGTGTACGTCACGGTCAGCGACTCCCGCGGCCCGTTCGGGTCCGTCCCCCACTCGACCGTGTTCTTCACTTCGCACGTGTCGGCCGTTCCGTCGAACTTCTGGTAGATGAGGAAGTACTGGCCCGGCGCCGTCGCGTAGAACTTCCCGTAGTCGCCGCTGCCGATCCCGCCGCACGCGGCCCCGTTGTACTCCTCGCACCACGAGGCCGCGTCGTCCCAGACCAGCAGGTCAGCTGCCACGCTCGGCTCGACCCGCCACACCACCACGCCGTCCTTCTCCGCCACAAAGCTCTTCTTCACCGTCACCTTCGGCGGCCCGTCCGGCTTCTTGTTGTACGCACAGAGGTGGAACGTCTTGCCGTTCTGCTTCTCGTTCCCCGAGAGCGAAATCTTCGCCGCCAGGTTGCCTCCCTTCGGCTCCTTCGGGCAGGCCGAGGCCCCCTTCGGCGACTCCACCAGGTCGAACAGCAGCGGGTTCGGCAGCCCGGTGTCCGGGTCCAGCTCCGTCACCAGGTAATCGCCCGGCGCAATCTCCACCAGCTCGCCGTCCACGAACTTCCGGATCGCCGTGTTGTTCGCGTCGGCCAGCAGGAAGACCCACTCCCCGGGCGGTGCCGCCGGCTGCCACTTCCCCTTCTCATCCAGCACGAACTTCTTCACCTGGATGAACCCCTTCGCCTTCCCGCCGCCACCGCCGCCGCCCCCCGCGGTGGCGGTCGCCGCCGGCGTCGGTGTAGATGTCGGCGGCGCCGTGGGGCTGGGCGATGCAGTCCCCGTCGGCGCCGTCGGGCTCGGCGCAGGCTTCGTCGGCGTCGCGGTCGGTGTTGGCGTCGGCTCGGTCCCGTCCCACTGGTACAGGATGCAGTACGCCTGCGTCCCGGCCGGCACCGACAGCGACCCCCACCCGATGCCGTCGCCGTTGTCGTTGTTCACGCCGTCCTGGTAGCACTGCAGGTCGATGAACGGCAGCGGCGCCGCCGTCACAATCGTCGTCGGGTAGTCCACTACTGAGAACCGCCGCGTCTGCGCCTTCCCCGCCGGCAGGTACACCGTTTGCCCGGGTGCGATCACCGTCGCTCCACCGGCGTACCCCGTCCCCGACGTCGACATCGTGACCGGCGTCGTCAGCGCCGGGTCCAGGAACACCGAATTCGCCGTCGAGCCGCCCAGCAGGAACAGCCCCTTCGCCGTCCCCGGCACGCACCCGTACGCGGCAATATCCGCCGGTACCGCCTGCGGCGTCCCGTTATCGCTCGCCTTCGGGTCCTTCCCGCTCAGCCGCGCCTGGTAGATCGCGCTGTCGCCCGGGCAGCTTGCCGCAAGGAACGTCAGCGAGGCAGTCGCCGGCACCTGCGCCCGGCCCGCGGTCAGGCCCATTCCGCCTGCAACTCCGGCAAACATAACCAGCAGCAGCATCGCCCGCTTCATGCGGCATCACCCCCGGCCTCGACGGTCACCGAAATCGTCGGGTTCTCCCAGAGCGTCACGCTCACCAGCCGCGGCCCGCCCGGCATCTCCTCCAGCAGCCGCGTCTCCACATTGCGGAAAATCACTGCCGCCAGGTTCTCCCCCGTCGGCTGCACCACCGTGAACGGGTGCATCTCGTTCAGGAACCGGTTCGCGTACCGCTTCGCTTCCGCTTCCAGCAGGTTCTTCACCTCCCGGAAACCGGCCACCATCCCCTCGTCGTCCACCCGCTCCGTCACGAAGACCGCCTGCACCCGGTACGAATGCGTGTGCTTCTCGCCGTTCGGCCGAATCGCGTGCGACGCCCCGAAAAACGAATCAATCGCCAGCCGGTACCGCAGGCCCGCCGCCACTGCCCGCTGCACCAGCAGCGGGTCGGGCGCTGGCCCCCCCTCGATGACCGAAACCTTCGCCTCTGGGTCCCCCGGCCTGTCACCCGTTGCGCGCATGGATGCAACCTCGATGGTCTTCACCCATGGTGTTCGGCGAATCCTGCGCGACGATTGAGTGAATGTTGGGGAACCGCTGCTCGAAACCTCCAGCACCGTCTCCCGCTGCCGAAAATCCCGGTATGAATCCCGAGGAGCCGACCATGATGACCACCCACGACTGGTCCGCCTGGCAGGCCGGCTACGAAGCCGGCATCGATGACGCCATCCGGCTGATCGACGCCCTCCGGGGCCCCGGGTCCGGCAGCCTGAGCACTCCCATACTCCTCCGCATCCGCGCCGAGCTGCTCGCCCTCCGCGAACGCACCTCCGGCCGGCGCGCCGCCTGACGTGCCCTGCCCCCTTCTCATCCGCTAGCCTTCTCCGTAGCTCCGCCCGGGGGAGGCGCCATGCCATCGTGGTCCAACTGGTCCGGCTCCGTCGTCGCTGAAACCGCCCGCCTCGAAGCGCCCGCCGACGAGGCCGCTGTCGCTACCCTCGTCCGCGAAGCTGCCGCCGCCGGCACAACCGTCCGCGTCGCCGGCTCCGGCCACTCCTTCGTCCCCGTCGTCCCCGCCGCGGGCGCCATCCTCAGCCTCGACCGCCTCACCGGCCTCCTCGATTCTGACCCCGCTGCCTGCACCGCCACCCTCTACGCCGGCACGAAGCTGCACGATGCCACCCACCTCCTCTGGGAGCACGGCCTCGCCCTCCCCAACCAGGGCGACGTCGATACCCAGGCCCTCGCCGGCGCCATCGCCACCGGCACCCACGGCACCGGCCCCGCCTACGGCTCCATCTCCACCCGCCTCGTCGGCGTCCGCCTCGTCACCGCCTCCGGCGACCTCCTCGACCTCGATTCCGCCGACCTCCTCCCCGCCCTGCGCGTCTCCCTCGGCCTCCTCGGCATCATGACCCGCGTCACCCTCGCCTGCGTGCCCCGCTACGCCCTCCGCGAGCGCGTCTGGCAGCACCCCATCGACGAGTGCCTCGAGCAGCTCGAGCACACCATCGCATCCCACGACCACTACGAGTTCTTCTGGTTCCCCCGCTCCGACATCGCTGAATCGAAGGCCCTCGACCCGGTCGACGCCGAACCCGAAACCGAAGACCCTCCGCCCCTCGATGGCCCCGGCGAACGGGTCGGCTGGGCCCACCGCATCTACCCCTCCGTGCGCAAGCTCCGCTTCAACGAAATGGAGTACGCCGTCCCCGCCGAAGCCGGCCCCGCCTGCTTCCGCGCTGTCCGCCAGCGCATGAAGGAGCGCCACCCGAAGGTCGGGTGGCCCGTCGAATACCGGACGCTTGCCGCCGACGACGCCTGGCTCAGCCCCGCCTTCGCCCGCGCAACCGTCACCATCTCCGTCCACCAGGACGCCGCCCGCCCCTATCGCGAATTCTTCACCGACCTCGAACCCATCTTCCGCGACTTCGGCGGCCGCCCCCACTGGGGAAAATTCCACACCAGCACGCGCGCCGACCTCGCTGCCGCCTATCCCCGCTTCGAAGCGTTCTGCGCGCTGCGGCGC from Tepidiforma thermophila encodes the following:
- a CDS encoding TIGR03111 family XrtG-associated glycosyltransferase; translated protein: MVTDWWLAAMGFWGVWLFIPIMIDGYQAFRYLLATLIGRAKRLPIRPVTEAPQGKWPFVTVIVPVYNSAGSLRACIESIRRQSYPAELLEVLAIDNGSRDASFEVFAELQKEPWEGALHWLSTFHQGKPWALNVGIHHARGQYIINLDSDVTLHEDAIANMVAAFEHDPDLVAATGAVEIRPEAGSKGWLRLLHECEFQEYYFAFNVGRRFETMANRLFTLAGAFSAFRREALLASHLYDTSTVGEDTFMTFEMQERFPGKRVGVVTSAVCYTDPIPSLRALYAQRVRWQRGEIEVIAAHPKLAKRGLFYKGFAPVRTLVVDHTLAFPRVAWTFLMPGLVFFGYSWSTVLLAGVALYGAYFVIEAATWTTSALLVVHPSARRLWRGWWVVPFMPAYRYLVFWMRFAGTLTVITEAHQWRTKDPVTATREYALTLVKALPKPGEAKKAA
- a CDS encoding archaeosortase/exosortase family protein; translated protein: MDTLTWFVPVCIAWAAAVAFFWKARAWILYFVLGAAGFAVLAVVAMRELMPGELAVRVATAHAVHAMSWLLGVRTALFDDRAGDLLVIGVPHHQEWTKLTIGIECSGVLETAALMGLGLFYPALPLAKRFGVLAAALVLTFAANVVRMLVIVGAVAYGGQDTLDIAHVVFGRAVFFVLAIGIYWYAITRPTLRVVYARLREG
- a CDS encoding 6-pyruvoyl trahydropterin synthase family protein, whose amino-acid sequence is MRATGDRPGDPEAKVSVIEGGPAPDPLLVQRAVAAGLRYRLAIDSFFGASHAIRPNGEKHTHSYRVQAVFVTERVDDEGMVAGFREVKNLLEAEAKRYANRFLNEMHPFTVVQPTGENLAAVIFRNVETRLLEEMPGGPRLVSVTLWENPTISVTVEAGGDAA
- a CDS encoding D-arabinono-1,4-lactone oxidase, whose protein sequence is MPSWSNWSGSVVAETARLEAPADEAAVATLVREAAAAGTTVRVAGSGHSFVPVVPAAGAILSLDRLTGLLDSDPAACTATLYAGTKLHDATHLLWEHGLALPNQGDVDTQALAGAIATGTHGTGPAYGSISTRLVGVRLVTASGDLLDLDSADLLPALRVSLGLLGIMTRVTLACVPRYALRERVWQHPIDECLEQLEHTIASHDHYEFFWFPRSDIAESKALDPVDAEPETEDPPPLDGPGERVGWAHRIYPSVRKLRFNEMEYAVPAEAGPACFRAVRQRMKERHPKVGWPVEYRTLAADDAWLSPAFARATVTISVHQDAARPYREFFTDLEPIFRDFGGRPHWGKFHTSTRADLAAAYPRFEAFCALRREFDPAGRFLSPYLAGLFA